A single genomic interval of Syntrophaceae bacterium harbors:
- the argB gene encoding acetylglutamate kinase, whose product MTETKLGAQERAEILLEALPYIRRFYNKTIVVKYGGHAMVDDELKRLFAMDIVMMKYIGINPVVVHGGGPQIGAVLKKLGKESRFIQGMRVTDEETMNIVEMVLVGSVNKEIVGLINRSGGKAVGLSGKDGNLTRAEKYYLNEEKQKDMPTEIIDVGLVGKVKEINADLVLSLVRDGFIPVIAPTGMGDGGETYNINADIVAGEVAAALKAEKLVLLTDVEGVWDKDKQLINTMDNRRALEMIDDGTIAGGMFPKVKCCLKALRGGVGKAHIIDGRKKHAILLEIFTDQGVGTEIVL is encoded by the coding sequence ATGACCGAAACGAAGCTGGGTGCCCAGGAGCGGGCGGAGATCCTTCTCGAGGCCCTGCCGTACATCCGCCGGTTCTACAACAAGACGATCGTCGTGAAGTACGGCGGCCACGCCATGGTGGACGACGAGCTCAAGAGGCTCTTCGCCATGGATATCGTCATGATGAAGTACATCGGGATCAACCCCGTTGTCGTCCACGGCGGCGGGCCGCAGATCGGCGCCGTCCTGAAGAAGCTCGGGAAGGAGTCGCGGTTCATCCAGGGCATGCGCGTCACCGACGAGGAGACGATGAACATCGTCGAGATGGTTCTCGTGGGCTCGGTCAACAAGGAGATCGTGGGCCTCATCAACCGCAGCGGCGGCAAGGCCGTGGGACTCTCGGGCAAGGACGGCAACCTGACGCGGGCCGAGAAGTACTATCTCAACGAGGAAAAGCAGAAGGACATGCCTACGGAGATCATCGACGTTGGGCTCGTGGGCAAGGTGAAGGAGATCAACGCCGATCTCGTCCTGTCGCTCGTGCGGGACGGCTTCATCCCGGTCATCGCCCCTACGGGGATGGGCGACGGCGGGGAGACGTACAACATCAACGCCGACATCGTCGCCGGCGAGGTGGCGGCGGCCCTCAAGGCCGAGAAGCTCGTGCTGCTGACGGACGTGGAGGGGGTCTGGGACAAGGACAAGCAGCTCATCAACACGATGGACAACCGGCGCGCCCTCGAGATGATCGACGACGGGACGATCGCCGGCGGCATGTTCCCCAAGGTGAAGTGCTGCCTCAAGGCGCTGCGGGGCGGGGTGGGCAAGGCCCACATCATCGACGGCAGGAAGAAGCACGCCATACTTCTCGAGATCTTCACGGACCAGGGCGTGGGCACGGAGATTGTGCTGTAA